The stretch of DNA TAAATCTACCCGGAAATATTGTGCTTGCAATATGTTGGGGGGTAATTAATCTAAGCACTGACCACTACGTGCGTCCCTCGTGCATAATTACTGGTATACCCAAATGTACTTCGAAAAAAGATATTAGGGCACCAAGGTATTTATTAGCTAACTCTACTAACTACCACATAAGCAAATTTGATAACGTGAGAAAAGATATggtaggagagagaaaagttgttATTACGGATGCCCAACGACTTAGAATCGACTATgagtatttattaaagaaaattttgttgcatgaggatggataaaaaggaaagttgggtaataaaaatattttattgcattaataaagaaaccatACCCGACTTCACCTTTCTACGTACCATTATAAAATAGGctcgtatcattataaaataggcTATTATTACTTACGTGAATTAGATAAGAGTCCGTAGTGGGCTCACATGCCCTTATggaccagaaaaaaaatgcaatgccTTCCTGCTAACCCTCCTGTTTGGGCTTAGATACACAACTCGTGcatacagatttttttttttttgatacacTGGTGCTGATCTTTAACATGTACCACAAAGAGGAGTGTTCTATTGCCTTTACATGTTACAGCCTTGGAAAAATAACTGCCGTGTAGTACTCGTAGTTAAAACTGATGAACAATATATATCTTCTTATGACTCCATGTTTGGCTTATTCATCCACTTAATCACATAAGGTCATTTATGTACCACATACAAGGACGACGAGCAACAAACATACAGAATTCAATtccataataaaattataagagaACTTAAAGCAATACAATATACTAACACTGTATATATTATCATCAGTATAAACGATTGAAGGATGTAGATTGATTTGATCTCtcacttaattaattggatATTGCAGTATAAATTTGATTAAGTAAATATATTCCGTGGGAGATTTTTGTTAAATTGACATTATATAGGCAGTACTAGcgtttaaaatacaaaattaaaaccaccattttaattgaattaaaatacaaaattactaTAATGCTCTTttcaatattttagaaaatttctaAGGTGGCCTTATATATATTGGTAGTAAAGGTCGAtgaaaggtaaaaaaattgtctgattttttgataactatataaataataaaattaactattataaaattgataaTCTACCGTATGAATATgacatgataattttttacaaaacataCATCTTTAACCATTCGATATTCGAGAAACATGTACGCaaaagccaagaaataatttaggCTAAGGCCTCTTCAGTTTCTAAAAAGTtctcccaaaaacatcacatcgaatttttagacacataaatagagcattaaacatcaacaaaaataaaaactaattgcacagttatgagaaaaatcgtgagaaaaatcttttgagcctagttagtgcatgattagccataagtgctacagtaacacacatgtgctaatgacggattaattagactaaaaagattcgtctcgcagtttcttggcgaaatctgtaatttgttttgtaattagactacatttaatacctCAAATGTGTGTCCATATAtccgatatgatatttttacaaaaaaaatttgcaaactcAACAACGAACGCAACCATTGTTGAACACATGCTCTAGGATTCACATCAATCTCACAATACCTTTTACACAAATAGCCGGAGCTTGCATAGATTTCATTCACATATGCCTCATCCAACAACATATAGTCATATATAAGCACTCTTACAATCAAGACCCAAAGTCAGAGAGAGATCACGTGAAACACAACAGAAGCAGAGCAGCACGGCCGGGTAAATACAACAAACTCGGAGAAGAACAAACAGAGACGCACGGGGAATGCACGAAAGCAAAACGAAAGCATCAATCTGTGAACAACGCcgcgacggcggtgacgacgacgacggcgaggagatTAGTCGGAGCCCGGGGGCTTGTAGGCGATGAAGCTGATGCACTGCACCTGCCTGACGTTGTCGAAGCCGATGATGCGGACGAAGGCGTCAGGGTAGGCCTTCTTGGCCTCCTCGAGCTCCTTGAGCACCTGGGTGGCGTCGCTGCACCCGAACATGGGCAGCTTCCACATGGTCCAGTACCTGCCGTCGTAGTACCCGGGGGACCTGTTGTTCTCGCGGTAGACGAAGCCGACCTTGCTGAACTCGAGGCACGGCACCCACTTGGACCGCAGCAGGTACTCGATCTGTTTCAGGAGGTCCTCCACGCTCAGCGGCGGCAGGTACGACAGGGTCTCGAACTTCTTGATGCCCTCGATCGGCCACACCTACGATGATGAACACGGATGAGTGAAACTGGTTCTTGATCGAACATGACATCCATCTCGCTTTGGAGAGGAAGAATATGTGATACCTGCATGCACTTGATCCTGCCGCCATTGCTGACGTTGCCGAAGctggagctgcggcgggcgacggGCATGCCGGCGGTGGACTTGAGCCCCTGGAAGGGAGCGACGGTGGTGGCCGACGACGCCATCACGGAGGGGGCCATCTCTGCAGCAAGCCCAagctcttcctctctcttgctgctgctcgaGCTCACTTCTTGGATGCCTTAGCGCACAGCCTCCTGGGTATGTATAAATAGCCAAACCACCGGCTAGCTATCGGATGGCCAGTGGCGGGCGGGCAGCGCGATCGAGGCCGGGGATGTGGAAGGACTGGCCGGCGTGCGCCAAGCTATCGGTCCGGGCGGTTTGTGGCTGCGCTCGCGGGTTGCGCCGCGCTTGTGGCCGTGGTGGCGCGAGGGGCCGGATcggagcagctagctagcggcGCCATCTCCACCGGGGGGGCGGTGGTCCTCCTCGTCTTCTCTTCGCTAGCTCCTCCACACGATGGGAGCATGCATGCGAGTGATGGGCAGAAGAGAACGCGGGGGTGAGGATTGGAAGGACCGCACGCAGCGAGAGATAGCTCGAGGGTCAGGGAGAGGGATATCGACGCCGATCGAATCGCCTTAATTTGTCGCTGCACCGCGCTGCACGCACAATTTGCACCTTTGCTAGCTACTGCCGTTTTTGTCTTGTTTTGTGATGTACTGGAGTAGTATAATGCAGGTAGTATATTAAGTAAGTAGATAGCCTGGTCATTGTCTAAAGAGGGCTTTATCTTTTTTGCATGCTTCTGCTCAGGCTTATAATTAGGATTTTTTAAGGTACCAGGCCATTAGATTATGAGCCGACCATTGTTTTATACTACACCGTTAATGTTAATACGTGTAGTAGATATTTTATAAGGGTAAATCTGAAACTAAAATGCTTGACTTTGCAATAAATTTGTGTGTCATATatcatgtaaattaaaatagataaattaataaatatatcttatcaaacttttgaataaaatatttaatatatttataaaaatgaatggttagatctaaattttactacactactaAGTAAAATGTACCGTAACATTAGACTATAATTATACTATCACTCCttaattaatactccctccatatttaaatatacgacgtatatttaaatatggagggaTTACTCTATCGCTGAAATTTTGTAAGCTCGTTTATGCATcaattatataatgttttgttttAGAAAGAGATATGTGCTTTCATAATGATACTGTATCATAAAACCATCAAGACTTCATAAGCTTATCCTAATAAAAACTCACGGTCAAATTTGCATATTAGAAAACCGAAATATTGGCAAATGACATTTTGAAACCGCAAGGAAGTGTTAGTTCTGGGTTATTGGTACAACAGTGGATCATTATGTATGGCCATGCATGTCAGCCGTGCAGAAAAGTGGGTAGAGGCTGATTCGGCCCCTGAATCTACAAAAAGATATGGCAATTTTTAGACatgcatttatatatttgatcattttttaaattggtGTGGTCTTTATTATCCCTCTTTTTACTTATGTAATTGATAAttgatatcaaaattttattctctatatgaatatattcataaatatatattatttaaaagaaGCAAGTAGTGAAGTGAGCAACCAATCTTCTACAAACACTACTACCAACTGCTCCCTTCTCgtttgaaaggaaaaaaaggataCCATGGAAAATAAATACCATATATTAGCTGAAAGGTGTATTTACAACTTAAGATATATGAAATGCTATGACAAAAATGGATTGATGCATgacaaccaaacaacatctACTCCATGCAACTATTTACTGTAATATCTACCATATCTGGGCTTATTCAATACGGATAACCAAACAAAGACCGATCAAATTTAGCCTGGACATAAGAGATGAGCCAGGCTAGATGAACATGGGCAACCAAACAGACTCGTAGtcttttattttgattctATTGCAACTCATCAATTCCATCGCcaagtgcaaaaaaaaaaaactagcctAGCACACCATGTTGTACGTTTCTGCTTGAAAATTTCAACGTTATGTCATTGCCATTAATATTATCCACACATGCTGAGTGTTCCGCATGAAACCTGACATTGTGTGCCATACTCTGGAGAATTGTTGAAATGCAACGTCGTTTAGATGCTGATCAACACCGTTTGCTTGTTTTTTAACGTCCTGGCAAAACGTCGACTGAATGTCTGAAGCGATCGATGATGGACCAAGCAATTTGTGCTTCACACACTTATTCTGTTCAGTAACTGATTTTGTCCAAACATTACTTTCTTACCACCAAAATTTCAGAGATATCGAAAAAGTAATACCACTCATTTTTTCCTCTGATTGATACTACTGACCAGGGACTAAACTTCGAAACATACCATTTATgttacacatttttttataacatggCATGTATGGAAGAGCTGAGAGAATGCATGAGCAGGGCACTCCAAgatatatgttttctaaaaaaggaCAGTACTATCTCATGAATGGCTAAACATAAGCTACTAAACGAAAGAATGACCATAATACCTCACAAGTAGAGAAATGAAGAGGAGTGTATGTGAGAGAATGCAACAAATAAgggcaaaataaaaaagaaaaatctggtAGTACACCATAAATAGAGAAAGAGTGTTTCTCCAATAGAGGACTCAAAACATGAATGCATTACAATGTGGCAATCATTCCACATGCATATTGCCATGCTCAAACCACATCTTATAGAAAGTAAAAACAACAATTCGTTAAGAATCAACTAGAAGATGTTGTAACAAATGCGAAGCCCAAAACACAAATGATTAATCATCCTCAGCATGCATTGCGCATATGCAACCACCAGCATTACCTTCAGAAACATTACCTTGAATAGGTGCAGCAATAGGCGGAATATCAGCCATGCTAACCGTAGAAGGGATTCATGCTGTATTGGTTGCCTAGTTCCTTGCCAGTGTCATGTCTTTCTAGTGACTATGCCATATTGCAAGATCCTATCCTTCGTCTTCCACTCCTGCCTTACCCCAATGTAAACAAATCTTCCATCTTCCATACCAATTGGCCGCATTAGACGTCTCTCAGTGAGTCTCTCAGTCCGCAACCCTGAGCGCAGCTGCATTGAGTGGCAGAACCCAAATGCAGGAATGCTGTCCTTCATCACGTTGATCCATCTTCTCTCATGCTTGAGCTCTCAATGGATTTTAGTGCTTCTCCCAACAAGATGGTATATTGTCAGGCCCTCCTTGTCTATGACAATACACACCAACGTTCCATCGGTAGAGATATCAATGTTGTGGCGAATAGGTCCCTTCACCTCGACATTTAGTAGAATCCATGGCATCTTGATGACTCCGGCTACAATGTTGGCAATGTCAAACCAGAGCACAAGGTCATGGTAATCCCAGTACATGATTCCACTTCCATAAGCTACTTTTTTGTTCCTACAATTAACTTTGGTGTGAACAGAGACAGTCACCCTAGACATGGTCCAGTAGCCAGACTCGAGGAGAAAGTGGCAAAGCGAAATTTGGTCCCATTTCCCTCGATTGTCATAGCAAGTGCCTTTACTATCATGAACTTGCTAGTGTTCTCCTTATCATCATCCATTGGATCAAACATGAGGCCGATGCACATATCAAACCTAGTGATGTGATTAGCAGAACCAGTGATTGAACTAGCCTTTTGCGTTGCTGGATTTGCTCTGAATAGGATGGGTGACTGGAAGTGGGGCATAGCATACTTCGGAGTGTAGAGGACTAAGATGAGGCCATTTGTAGAAGCAAGGAGGCTGAGAAACCCATTTTCTAAGGAACAATCGAGGAAGCCAAATCCAGAGGGGATGCTGACAATATCTGGTTTTGATGATAACACATCAATAGCTTCAAGATTACCACTTTCTGTGCAGCTTATGTGTATAAGAGCAGGGCACGGTGGGCACAACCTTGATTGCTTGGCCACGAGCATGGAATTGTTGGTGAGAAGCTCATGGTATTTCTTTGATACAACCTTAAAGCGGGTGACCAGCTTGAATGGAAACTGTGGAAAAATCTCACAGCTTATTACATCATCCGGGATGTCATTGTGTAAGCCCTTCTCTGATGTTCTTGGAGACATACTATTGCAAATGTGTCAAAAACACTAGTTGGGGCCTGGACAGAAAAACAGCGGTTCTTAAAAATATGGTCGTTAATCGTTGTTTGCATAAAACATAATGGTTGATTCCAAAAGTTATACACTTTTTCTAACACAATCCATGCATCCTTTAGCTGAGATCTGCAACCACGTATTGGCACACCCATATTGCAGGCTACATTCTATTAAAATGTTTTAcacatttatttcatatttgcatTCCATCAATTCTAAAGTTGTCCAATATAAATTGTTTATGTAAAGATAAATTCTTGGGCTGCATGGGAAAATGTTTCCAAGCCAATGAAAAAAGGGGATTGGATATGATTAACCTTGAATGTCAAAGAAGAAAGATCTACCTTGGGTGAGATTAATATGGCATAAATATTAGCATGGCAAAGGCACCACCACATGCAAATAACGAAAGAGTATTCTTATGGTACAAGGATATATTTGGACTAATTCCATTTTTTCAGAATGATCACAagaattcaatttataaactgAGACACAAACCCTTATGAGGAAGGTTCAATGATATGGAATGAATTTACAATTTGTCCTTTTCCACAACTATGCTACTTCTCTTGCCCTTTTTCACAACAATGCTGGAAATCATTTTGGAATATTTTTTGATTGCAATAATTGCTTCCCATGTCAGAATATTTGGTGTAGATGAAATGATCTCATTTTCgtcaacatgcaagtttattttcagcattggaagatgtttttcatatatgtatattaaaggaaatataataaaaattatggcAATCATGGCTAGTTAATTCTgtataatttagtttttttttcacttggctcctttgtattatattttgattaatatAGCAGGGTAGGAGCTTCTCATGATGTTTTCtagtaaaacaaataaatggcTTATATACCCCCATTAACATATCGAATTAGTAGAGGTAGTTAAATGCAATCAATTTTAGTTTACCGGTACAAGTATAATGTAAAATGCATCAAGTTTAGTATAATGTAACATATTGGCTTATATAGCGGAGAATTTCTTTTAATGCAGTCAAGTTTAGTTAACTGGTACAAGTATAATGTAAAATGCTAATATAAATTGGTTGACCATGTTAATATATTGAATCAGTAGAGTTAGTTAAATAAAGCATTCTAAAAGCTGATGTACTATGCTATCCATAAATGTACTTCCTATCTTCGGTGAGATGACTACAAAGATTGACATTTTACTAATATTGCAAGGCAAAAGTACCAATTGCATGAATGACAGGCTTTCAGTGAAACAAGAGGGATTGTTGGGAATTACTAACAGAGAAGACTTCAATGAGTTACCAAATGACTGGTTGCTTAGCCAAAGTGACAGTCAACAACAAAGTGATGGCTACTGAACTAAGCTATACATGAAACATGGCGACTTTGTTTTTTCGATAGTCAACCTTTGGATGGTGACCCACTTGCTTGGAATAACAAGGACAACCCGGTCGTAACCAGTCAGTGTCCCGGGAATGACCAACAAGAAATTTTGGCATAGAAGTAGCGAGCTATTGTTGACATAATCATAGAGATTTGAGATCCGAGCTTTGAATCATACCTTATTTCGAAGAGATTCCAACCGCGAAGGGTGCAAACCAAATCAACACGACAGATGGTCAATAGTGAAAAGTAGGGAGAGACAGAGCGATGGTCCAGTTCACAGCGGCGCATAGGGAGAACCAGCCGGCGGTGCTGCCCTGGCGGTGGCGTAGTGTGCTAGATCTGAAAAGAGGGAATACGAGAGGAGAATAAGGGGGATTTGGGGGATTGAGTATAACCCTAGCTGTTTTTATCCCCTTAGCTACACCAATCTTTATCCCCTTTAGTGATTTTGGGCCCAACAATTTTGGGCTCGTTCCATTTTGATCACTACTTGTTGAGTCACCACTTATAGCTAACCTAATTAGGCCCAACAAGGGTCAACATTCATTGGTGAGATCAACTAGACCAATGATTACCCCGTTATAGCGTTGGCCTTTTACGATTACCCCGTTATAGCGTTGGCCTTTTACTGACCAAGATTGGTCTAGCTAGTTGGCCACAACAATTTttaagaaggaaaagaaaaatcaagagAACTTTCTCTAGATCTTGTACTCTAGATGCATGAGAAAAGTATTGATGACAACAAACATAGAGATGTTTTTCCTCGtatatttttactatcttTAGACTAGATCTAGCTATGTTCAACTCTCAAGTTCTTCCATCATTGTTGAGAGCTATGATCCCAAACCCATGATGGCACCCACATTTTCTTCAAGTGAAATTGTTTAACCTAAAAGAATAGTAAGAAAGATATGTGTCGACGATTGGTGTCAGCAATAAAattatagggtggctaccgagctcggaattcgatggttaagatgaggagggagacgatttacccaggttcaggctctcgacgtggcgagataataccttactcctgcttggcaaTTGTATTGCGCAGATGAATCTTCGTTGCCCTCAAGGGGGcaccccgtaccccttatatagtgggggaagggttacagatatgatagagtcctaatctagtaagactaagatctatcctaatttggTTACGGCTCGGGTCTGAAGTACACGACATGCAATCCGGTATGTACCAGACTCCTAGCCGACACTGTACAGATATGTTCTCTTTCCTATTTGGTACCCCATCGACCGTatgtatttgtatagtctctggatacccccggtataggtatccaACAGCAGCCCCCGGAGTCGTCCATAGCAGCGCAAGTCATCCGTGCAGATCGTTGATCATCAGGTGTATCCTGGCGCTATATGCTTGACACTATCCGAGTGCTTTTCAGGTGCTCCCCGAGCGCTTCCCAAGTGATCCTGAGAACTCCGTGATGATTTTAGAGGCTGTGGATGGCTCCAAATGGAAGAAGACGTTAGGTGCATCgaataggtgtagcccccgactctatgcttaagtGCGTAACAACtaaacatagagtcatctATGAACTGTTACCTAgcaggtttttttttcgaCTCGAGCTGCACTGTATCAAGTGTTTCCggacccgagtggtttggaaATAGCTTTGTGCCGTGTTCCCTAGACATACAGCGTTTAGCTATGTTTTGCCCATGGGAGAGGTTGCGCCGACCGGCTCAACTGTTATGgccg from Oryza brachyantha chromosome 12, ObraRS2, whole genome shotgun sequence encodes:
- the LOC102711124 gene encoding ribulose bisphosphate carboxylase small chain, chloroplastic — encoded protein: MAPSVMASSATTVAPFQGLKSTAGMPVARRSSSFGNVSNGGRIKCMQVWPIEGIKKFETLSYLPPLSVEDLLKQIEYLLRSKWVPCLEFSKVGFVYRENNRSPGYYDGRYWTMWKLPMFGCSDATQVLKELEEAKKAYPDAFVRIIGFDNVRQVQCISFIAYKPPGSD